The following proteins are encoded in a genomic region of Streptococcus constellatus subsp. constellatus:
- a CDS encoding ABC transporter substrate-binding protein encodes MKKLYSFLMGIVAIILILWGLSHHIESRTKIGSGDKLVIYNWGDYIDPELLTKFTKETGIQVQYETFDSNESMYTKIKQGGTTYDIAIPSEYMISKMMSEHLLEKLDHSQIKGLENIGKRFLNQSFDPRNQYSIPYFWGTLGIVYNTELVKTAPKHWSDLWRPEYKNSIMMIDGAREVMGVGLNALGYSLNSKNTKQLQEAVDKLYTLTPNIKAIVADEMKGYMIQNNAAIGVSFSGEARQMLDKNPKLRYVVPPEASNLWFDNIVIPKTVKNKKAAYQFINFMLKPENAYKNALYVGYSTPNVLAKAMLPKEVQEDRAFYPDEETMKHLEVYQQLGAKWLGIYNDLYLQVKMYRK; translated from the coding sequence ATGAAAAAGCTTTATTCATTTTTAATGGGCATTGTTGCTATTATCCTTATCCTCTGGGGCTTGAGCCATCACATTGAAAGTCGGACAAAAATCGGTTCTGGTGACAAATTAGTCATCTATAATTGGGGAGATTACATTGATCCAGAATTATTGACGAAATTTACAAAAGAAACCGGTATCCAAGTTCAATATGAAACCTTTGATTCTAACGAATCCATGTACACGAAGATTAAGCAGGGCGGGACAACCTATGATATTGCTATTCCCAGTGAATACATGATTTCAAAAATGATGTCGGAACACTTACTAGAAAAGTTGGATCATTCTCAGATTAAAGGCTTAGAAAATATTGGAAAACGATTTTTAAATCAATCATTTGATCCCCGCAATCAATACTCTATTCCATACTTTTGGGGAACGCTAGGCATTGTTTACAACACGGAATTGGTCAAAACAGCACCTAAGCATTGGAGTGACTTGTGGCGACCTGAGTATAAAAACTCTATCATGATGATTGATGGAGCGCGTGAAGTAATGGGCGTTGGATTGAATGCATTAGGATATAGCTTAAATTCAAAGAATACCAAGCAATTGCAAGAGGCGGTTGATAAGCTCTATACGTTAACACCAAACATCAAAGCTATTGTTGCTGATGAGATGAAAGGCTATATGATTCAAAATAATGCTGCTATTGGTGTTAGTTTCTCTGGAGAGGCGCGGCAGATGCTGGATAAAAATCCGAAATTGCGTTATGTCGTACCGCCAGAAGCTAGCAATCTTTGGTTTGATAATATTGTCATTCCTAAGACGGTCAAAAATAAAAAGGCTGCCTATCAATTCATTAACTTTATGTTAAAACCTGAAAATGCCTATAAAAATGCCTTGTATGTTGGTTATTCTACCCCGAATGTACTAGCCAAAGCAATGCTTCCTAAAGAAGTGCAGGAAGATAGAGCCTTTTATCCAGATGAAGAAACGATGAAGCATTTGGAAGTCTATCAGCAATTAGGGGCGAAATGGCTGGGAATTTACAATGATTTATATCTTCAGGTGAAAATGTATCGGAAATGA
- a CDS encoding ABC transporter permease: MKKTASIYLTVIFLILYLPIFYLIGYAFNAGDDMNKFTGFSLTHFQNMFSDTRLMLILAQTFFLAFLSSLIATAIGTFGAIYIYQAKKKYQDAFLSVNNILMVAPDVMIGASFLILFTTIKFQLGFLSVLASHIAFSIPIVVLMILPRLKEMNDDMIKAAYDLGASQVQMLKEIMLPYLTPAIIAGYFMAFTYSLDDFAVTFFVTGNGFSTLSVEIYSRARQGISLEINALSALVFLFSILLVIGYYFISREKEDAA; encoded by the coding sequence ATGAAAAAAACTGCTAGTATTTATTTAACAGTCATCTTCTTAATTCTTTATTTGCCGATTTTTTATTTGATTGGCTATGCGTTCAATGCTGGCGATGATATGAACAAGTTTACAGGCTTTAGTCTGACGCATTTTCAAAATATGTTCAGTGATACTCGCTTGATGCTCATTTTAGCGCAGACCTTTTTCTTAGCATTTCTATCTTCTTTGATTGCAACAGCAATCGGAACGTTTGGTGCCATTTATATTTATCAAGCTAAAAAGAAATACCAAGATGCCTTTTTATCGGTTAATAATATCCTTATGGTAGCGCCAGATGTCATGATTGGGGCTAGTTTCTTAATTCTTTTTACAACTATCAAATTTCAATTAGGTTTTCTATCAGTCTTAGCCAGTCATATTGCTTTTTCAATTCCTATCGTAGTCTTGATGATATTGCCACGGTTAAAAGAGATGAATGATGACATGATTAAGGCGGCCTATGATTTAGGAGCAAGCCAAGTTCAGATGCTCAAGGAAATCATGCTGCCTTATCTGACACCAGCTATCATTGCCGGTTACTTTATGGCTTTCACCTACTCTCTAGATGACTTTGCTGTGACGTTCTTTGTGACAGGAAATGGTTTTTCAACCTTGTCGGTTGAGATTTACTCGCGTGCTCGTCAAGGAATTTCTCTAGAAATCAATGCTCTCTCTGCTTTGGTATTTCTTTTCAGTATTCTTTTGGTGATTGGTTATTATTTTATTTCTCGTGAGAAGGAGGATGCGGCATGA
- a CDS encoding ABC transporter permease: MKKTTSNLFVAPYILWVLLFVLAPVAMIVWQSFFNIEGHFTLENYKTYFASQNLTYLKMSLNSVLYAGIITVVTLVISYPTAFLLTQLKHRQLWLMLIILPTWVNLLLKAYAFIGIFGQNGSVNQFLSFIGIGPQQILFTDFSFIFVASYIELPFMILPIFNVLEDMDQNLINASYDLGANRWETFRRVVFPLSMNGVRSGVQSVFIPSLSLFMLTRLIGGNRVITLGTAIEQHFLTTQNWGMGSTIGVVLIVAMLVIMWATKEGGER, encoded by the coding sequence GGGTTCTATTGTTTGTATTAGCGCCTGTTGCCATGATTGTTTGGCAGTCGTTTTTCAATATCGAAGGTCACTTTACTCTTGAAAATTATAAGACTTACTTCGCTTCGCAAAATCTGACTTATCTCAAAATGAGTTTAAACTCTGTTTTATATGCGGGGATTATCACAGTTGTCACTTTAGTAATCAGTTATCCAACTGCATTTTTATTGACACAATTAAAGCATAGACAGCTTTGGTTGATGCTCATTATTTTGCCAACATGGGTCAATCTACTTCTCAAAGCTTACGCTTTTATCGGGATTTTTGGACAAAATGGTTCGGTCAATCAGTTTTTAAGTTTTATCGGGATTGGTCCTCAGCAAATCCTGTTTACAGATTTCTCTTTTATTTTTGTAGCCAGTTATATTGAGCTGCCCTTTATGATATTGCCGATTTTTAATGTTTTAGAGGACATGGATCAAAATCTGATCAATGCCAGCTATGACCTTGGTGCCAATCGTTGGGAAACTTTCCGTCGTGTTGTTTTCCCTCTATCTATGAATGGCGTGAGAAGTGGTGTGCAGTCAGTCTTTATCCCTAGTCTCAGTCTTTTTATGCTGACGCGTTTGATCGGTGGCAATCGCGTTATTACGCTAGGTACAGCCATTGAGCAGCATTTTCTGACTACACAAAATTGGGGAATGGGCTCAACCATTGGTGTTGTCTTGATTGTAGCCATGCTCGTTATCATGTGGGCAACGAAAGAAGGGGGAGAGCGATGA